A window of the Odocoileus virginianus isolate 20LAN1187 ecotype Illinois chromosome 20, Ovbor_1.2, whole genome shotgun sequence genome harbors these coding sequences:
- the ZNF575 gene encoding zinc finger protein 575 — MLEREAETAAGGAEPSPTDKEPVTKGEAPDQGPPQKPSQSVPGPAASTGAPSRPRRRPPPQRPHRCPDCDKAFSYPSKLATHRLAHGGARPHPCPDCPKAFSYPSKLAAHRLTHSGARPHPCPHCPKAFGHRSKLAAHLWTHAPARPYPCPDCPKSFCYPSKLAAHRHTHHATDARPYPCPHCPKAFSFPSKLAAHRLCHDPPTAPGSQATARHRCSSCGQAFGQRRLLLVHQRSHHQAESPGERE, encoded by the exons ATGCTGGAGCGAGAGGCGGAGACTGCGGCCGGGGGCGCCGAGCCTAGTCCCACTGACAAGGAGCCTGTGACCAAAGGAGAAG CTCCCGACCAGGGCCCGCCGCAGAAGCCCAGCCAGTCTGTTCCAGGGCCCGCTGCCTCCACGGGGGCGCCTTCCCGACCCCGCCGGAGACCCCCGCCCCAGCGCCCGCACCGCTGCCCCGACTGTGACAAGGCCTTCTCGTACCCGTCCAAGCTGGCCACGCACCGGTTGGCACACGGCGGCGCCCGTCCCCACCCGTGCCCCGACTGCCCCAAAGCTTTCTCCTACCCCTCCAAGCTGGCCGCCCACCGCCTCACGCATAGTGGCGCCCGCCCGCACCCGTGCCCGCACTGCCCAAAGGCCTTCGGCCACCGCTCCAAGCTGGCAGCCCACCTCTGGACCCATGCTCCCGCCCGCCCCTACCCGTGCCCTGACTGCCCCAAGTCCTTCTGCTACCCCTCGAAGCTGGCGGCCCACCGCCACACGCACCATGCTACCGACGCCCGCCCCTATCCTTGCCCTCACTGCCCCAAGGCTTTTTCATTCCCCTCCAAACTGGCGGCCCATCGCCTGTGCCATGACCCCCCGACTGCACCGGGCAGCCAGGCCACCGCGCGGCACCGCTGCTCCAGCTGCGGCCAGGCGTTTGGCCAGAGACGCCTCCTACTCGTTCACCAGCGCAGCCACCACCAGGCTGAGAGCCCCGGGGAGCGGGAGTGA